The Sphingobium sp. JS3065 genome includes a region encoding these proteins:
- a CDS encoding VacJ family lipoprotein, protein MSISAAIVALHLLNAPVAGDGKLPREIEHLRVAGPRIDATPVQETALASPPQVAPVTPATRQEVDQDDIVVTARPRIVSDPLESVNVKSFEVTQSVDKAFVGPIALTYQHRVPGPIRSGLRNFLYNLREPVVFLNFLLQLEPGKGAETFGRFAINSTIGGAGLVDVAKRHPFALPRRPNGFADSMGYYGIKPGPFLFLPLIGPTTLRDLVGDGLDRLVLPLAFGKPFNQATFTLPASVIGALDHRAEFDEQLHTIRDGSADPYEASRAFYLRKRQAEIDGLRGRRTEQGTPTAVLGDPAFDPNVVPAPRAAVPVTVPLSVPVEGPEKVTPQSAPIFSNTSDERPEIRMSNSDLHSPSPRHGGTT, encoded by the coding sequence ATGAGCATTTCGGCAGCCATCGTCGCGCTACATTTGCTCAACGCACCCGTCGCGGGTGACGGAAAACTGCCCCGCGAGATCGAACATCTCCGAGTTGCTGGTCCGCGCATCGACGCGACTCCAGTTCAGGAAACAGCACTCGCATCACCTCCGCAGGTGGCGCCGGTCACACCAGCAACGCGCCAAGAGGTCGATCAGGATGATATCGTCGTAACGGCGCGACCACGCATCGTCAGCGATCCGTTGGAAAGCGTCAATGTGAAGTCCTTTGAGGTCACGCAATCGGTCGACAAGGCATTTGTCGGCCCTATAGCGCTCACTTATCAGCACAGGGTTCCTGGACCGATACGCAGCGGACTACGCAACTTCCTCTACAACCTCCGCGAACCAGTCGTTTTCCTTAACTTCCTGCTTCAGCTCGAACCCGGCAAGGGCGCTGAAACATTCGGGCGTTTTGCCATCAACTCCACTATCGGCGGCGCAGGTCTGGTCGACGTGGCGAAACGGCACCCTTTTGCCCTTCCCCGACGACCAAACGGCTTTGCCGACAGCATGGGCTACTACGGTATTAAACCAGGGCCGTTCCTGTTCTTGCCCCTGATCGGACCCACTACCCTACGCGATCTTGTCGGCGACGGGTTGGACCGGCTCGTCCTGCCACTCGCTTTTGGCAAGCCATTTAACCAGGCCACTTTCACACTCCCGGCAAGTGTCATCGGAGCGCTTGATCACCGAGCCGAGTTTGACGAGCAACTCCATACGATACGAGATGGAAGCGCTGATCCCTATGAAGCCTCACGCGCTTTCTATCTTCGCAAACGCCAGGCCGAAATCGATGGCCTTCGAGGCAGACGCACAGAGCAAGGCACGCCGACAGCGGTGCTAGGCGATCCCGCCTTCGATCCTAATGTGGTCCCGGCCCCTCGAGCAGCGGTGCCGGTCACCGTTCCATTGTCCGTGCCAGTAGAAGGTCCTGAAAAGGTAACGCCCCAGAGCGCGCCGATTTTCTCCAACACCTCAGACGAAAGGCCCGAGATCAGGATGTCGAACTCGGACTTACACAGCCCTTCGCCCCGACATGGCGGAACCACCTGA
- a CDS encoding efflux RND transporter permease subunit, producing MRPLLERHRRSIWLSVFLVTLAGLFAGTRLPVTLFPQINYPRVVVAIDAGERDAAQMAADITRPGEIALRSVPGVTRIRSTTSRGSAEISLSFDWGQDMVAATLATQGALATILPDLPAGTRFNVRRSDPTIFPVLGLSLTSDRRDGVALQQLAQLRLRPLLSTVPGVAGVDIVGGGTPEIAVDVDPARMQALGLTINDVATALNSANSVAAVGRVEDRHRLYLALVENRIANEADIAAVPLKAATDPGAGIVTLGQVATIRRAPAPAWTRVTSNGTNAVLVNIRQTPAADAVTLVKAIDERLKSAGLPTDVIVSPFYDQSELVAGAASAVRDAILLGAFLAGLVLFLFLRSWRLMVITAALLPAVLAATCLALLVLGMSFNMMTLGGMAAAVGLIVDDAVVMLEHLMRRMQEAPASTKPSLLDAAAEMARPLFGSTAATIVVFLPLAFITGVTGGFFKALAVTMTAALIVSLLYARYALPLVASRWLTMRDVEAAEKADGFMGRIGDGYDRAAHRALVRPGVFVGVGAAILLLVGTFSWTHVQSGFMPKMDEGGFILDYKAKSGAALSDTDQLLRQVEAIIRDTPEVVSYSRRTGFQLGGGLTEADEGDFFVRLKGGSRRPIEAVMTEIRLKIEAQVPGLQVELLQLMEDLIGDLTAVPQPIEVKLFGDDPGTLASAARKVAQGIGTINGIVEVQDGLRVAGDAIILKVNRPAAALAGLDPDMVAKQVEAQIAGTVATRLLAGETLIDVRVRAPLTLRQRADMLGALILRAPDGRTAALNQVAHVEIAAGQRQITREDLAPFIAVTARLEGLDLGSGMKAVQTKVGQLHLPATIRIDYGGLYAQQTQSFSDLTTVFVAALLLSALLLTLLYESWAFTIAVICTVLLSICAVLFGLWITGTELDISALMGVTMVVGMLTELAIFFLAELVPDASITSESLIEAGRARLRPILMSALIAILTLLPLALGLGRGSGLQRPLATAIIAGLAIGAPLVLTLLPGLILLLGRIGAGVRITENTAPS from the coding sequence ATGAGGCCTCTGCTCGAGCGGCATCGCCGGTCTATCTGGCTCAGCGTCTTTCTCGTCACCCTGGCAGGGCTTTTCGCGGGGACTCGGCTCCCGGTCACATTGTTCCCGCAGATCAATTATCCACGGGTTGTCGTGGCGATTGATGCGGGCGAACGCGACGCTGCCCAGATGGCGGCCGACATCACACGGCCGGGGGAAATTGCGTTAAGAAGCGTGCCTGGCGTCACGCGGATTCGCTCGACCACCAGCCGCGGCTCGGCCGAAATTTCGCTAAGTTTCGACTGGGGTCAGGACATGGTGGCGGCAACGCTCGCCACTCAGGGAGCGTTGGCCACCATCTTGCCCGATTTGCCCGCGGGCACCCGATTCAATGTGAGGCGCTCGGATCCAACAATCTTTCCGGTGCTCGGTCTTTCGCTGACATCGGACCGTCGAGATGGCGTTGCTCTCCAGCAACTGGCTCAGTTGCGGTTGCGCCCCCTGCTTTCAACGGTTCCAGGCGTTGCCGGCGTCGATATCGTTGGCGGGGGAACACCGGAGATCGCCGTCGACGTCGACCCGGCGCGGATGCAAGCGCTGGGGCTGACCATCAACGACGTCGCGACCGCCCTTAACAGTGCGAACAGCGTCGCCGCCGTGGGAAGAGTCGAAGACCGCCATAGGCTCTATCTTGCCCTCGTCGAAAATCGCATCGCGAACGAGGCTGACATAGCGGCGGTCCCACTCAAGGCTGCAACTGATCCGGGAGCTGGAATCGTCACACTCGGACAGGTCGCCACGATTCGGCGGGCTCCTGCCCCGGCTTGGACGCGTGTGACCTCCAACGGCACCAACGCTGTGCTGGTGAATATTCGCCAGACCCCGGCAGCAGACGCGGTTACACTCGTCAAAGCGATCGACGAGCGTCTGAAAAGCGCCGGGTTGCCCACAGATGTGATCGTCAGCCCATTTTATGATCAGTCGGAGCTGGTCGCAGGCGCAGCCAGCGCCGTACGCGACGCAATTTTGCTTGGCGCTTTCCTGGCCGGTCTGGTTCTCTTCCTTTTCCTACGTAGTTGGCGGCTGATGGTGATCACGGCGGCTCTACTGCCCGCCGTGCTTGCCGCGACATGTCTCGCGCTTCTCGTCCTGGGCATGAGCTTCAACATGATGACGCTCGGGGGCATGGCGGCGGCTGTCGGCCTGATCGTCGACGACGCTGTCGTCATGCTCGAACATCTCATGCGCCGGATGCAGGAGGCGCCTGCCAGTACCAAACCATCGTTGCTGGACGCTGCGGCGGAAATGGCACGGCCGTTGTTCGGATCGACGGCTGCGACGATCGTTGTCTTTCTGCCGCTTGCATTCATCACCGGTGTCACTGGTGGTTTCTTCAAGGCCCTGGCAGTGACGATGACGGCCGCTCTGATCGTGTCGCTGCTATATGCCCGCTACGCTTTGCCCCTCGTCGCCTCGCGCTGGCTCACGATGCGCGATGTCGAGGCGGCAGAGAAGGCTGACGGATTCATGGGTCGTATTGGCGACGGCTACGATCGTGCGGCCCATCGTGCCTTAGTACGGCCGGGCGTCTTCGTCGGTGTAGGCGCTGCAATCCTGCTGCTGGTTGGCACCTTTTCCTGGACCCATGTACAATCCGGCTTCATGCCGAAGATGGATGAAGGCGGTTTCATTCTGGACTATAAGGCCAAATCCGGCGCGGCGCTCAGCGACACCGATCAGCTCCTGCGTCAGGTTGAAGCAATCATCCGCGATACCCCGGAGGTGGTAAGCTATTCTCGCCGCACCGGCTTCCAGCTGGGCGGGGGGTTGACCGAAGCCGACGAGGGCGATTTTTTTGTCCGTCTCAAAGGTGGCAGCCGCCGTCCGATCGAAGCTGTCATGACCGAAATCCGGTTAAAAATAGAGGCACAGGTTCCCGGCCTTCAGGTTGAACTGCTGCAGTTGATGGAAGACCTGATCGGTGATCTCACGGCTGTCCCCCAACCCATCGAGGTAAAACTATTTGGCGATGATCCCGGTACCCTTGCATCAGCGGCCCGCAAGGTTGCCCAAGGTATCGGCACCATCAATGGGATTGTCGAGGTACAGGACGGATTGCGCGTGGCGGGCGATGCGATCATCCTGAAGGTCAATCGGCCAGCCGCTGCGCTGGCTGGCCTCGACCCCGACATGGTCGCAAAACAGGTCGAAGCCCAGATTGCGGGCACAGTGGCCACGCGGCTACTCGCTGGCGAAACTTTGATCGACGTCCGCGTCCGCGCGCCACTCACTTTGCGTCAGCGCGCCGACATGTTGGGTGCCCTCATTTTGCGCGCGCCGGATGGGCGGACCGCTGCTCTGAACCAGGTAGCTCACGTCGAGATCGCTGCAGGTCAGCGCCAGATAACGCGGGAGGATCTGGCGCCCTTCATCGCGGTGACGGCGCGGCTCGAAGGACTTGACCTTGGCTCTGGTATGAAGGCCGTGCAAACGAAGGTTGGACAGCTCCATCTCCCAGCGACGATCCGCATCGACTATGGCGGCCTTTACGCGCAACAAACACAATCTTTTTCGGATCTTACGACTGTTTTTGTCGCAGCATTGCTCCTGTCGGCATTATTGCTCACGCTTCTCTATGAAAGCTGGGCATTCACTATCGCGGTTATCTGCACGGTCCTCCTTTCGATCTGTGCCGTCCTGTTCGGCCTATGGATTACCGGTACCGAACTCGACATATCTGCACTCATGGGCGTGACGATGGTCGTCGGCATGCTGACCGAACTTGCCATTTTCTTTCTCGCCGAGCTTGTCCCGGACGCATCAATTACCAGCGAGTCTCTCATCGAGGCAGGCCGTGCCCGGTTGCGGCCAATCCTGATGTCGGCCTTGATTGCGATCCTCACATTATTGCCGCTGGCGTTGGGGTTAGGCCGCGGATCCGGGCTGCAGCGGCCGTTGGCGACGGCGATCATCGCCGGCTTGGCGATCGGCGCCCCGCTTGTGCTAACTCTACTGCCCGGACTAATTTTGTTGCTGGGCAGGATCGGAGCCGGTGTGCGGATAACGGAAAATACGGCGCCATCCTAA
- a CDS encoding TolC family protein has product MKNPWLAPPTISYRSGYLTPITVPRGSSLEPARWCVMAIPFFLLAGCATYQPSPLSSSEVAFAKPDLSALSLDASLLDRPFLSAQAIDLSQPLTPNALAVISVLENPDLKALRIKAGVSDAQAFAARLLPDPTAQLGFDKLLSGPDTLNGLAGQIGFDLSAMRTRNVTAESARATRRQVRLDLAWAEWQTSGAARLQGARIVALQRQLGLARASASSAEDLLQRSQRAAGRGDITASDTDARRLAALDSGDRLRTVDRDLTAARLELNRLLGLPPSFAVRLAPAPDHPVPPSTEILVAQAVARRLDLQALRAGYDASEADTRKAILDQFPNLSLTVASARDTAGNVTLGPQIGFTLPLWNRNRGGIAVARATRAQLHAEYDARLFQTRADIAAATASLATIRRQQAALRAAMPALERFASATARAEMRGDLSQATAQTAAQTLRDRQIALAALDQQAAETIISLELLSGGPSEVWNR; this is encoded by the coding sequence TTGAAGAACCCGTGGCTCGCCCCTCCAACGATTTCGTATCGGTCCGGCTATCTGACGCCGATCACCGTGCCGCGCGGCTCTTCGTTAGAGCCTGCACGCTGGTGCGTGATGGCAATCCCGTTTTTTCTTCTCGCAGGGTGTGCAACTTATCAACCGTCTCCCCTTTCCTCATCGGAAGTGGCATTCGCCAAGCCGGACTTGTCGGCGCTTTCACTCGATGCTTCCCTTCTCGACCGACCCTTCCTCTCTGCGCAGGCGATCGACCTTTCGCAACCGTTGACGCCCAATGCACTCGCGGTGATCTCCGTTCTCGAGAACCCGGATTTGAAGGCCCTGCGCATCAAGGCGGGCGTGAGCGACGCGCAAGCCTTTGCCGCGCGGCTCCTGCCTGATCCCACCGCTCAGCTAGGGTTTGACAAACTTCTGTCGGGGCCAGACACGCTCAACGGTCTTGCGGGGCAGATCGGCTTTGATCTCTCGGCAATGCGCACCCGCAACGTCACGGCCGAGTCCGCGCGTGCAACGCGACGGCAGGTTAGGCTCGATCTGGCATGGGCAGAATGGCAGACATCGGGTGCGGCGCGGCTCCAAGGCGCCCGAATCGTCGCGCTGCAGCGCCAACTGGGCCTGGCACGGGCCAGCGCCTCGTCGGCCGAAGACCTTCTACAGCGATCCCAACGGGCGGCGGGACGAGGCGATATTACCGCATCGGATACCGACGCACGCCGTCTGGCCGCGCTCGACTCAGGCGACCGATTGCGAACGGTCGATCGCGACCTGACGGCTGCCCGGCTGGAACTCAACCGCTTGCTTGGCCTGCCGCCTTCCTTCGCTGTGCGACTGGCGCCAGCGCCAGACCATCCAGTTCCGCCTTCGACAGAAATACTCGTCGCCCAGGCTGTCGCGCGCAGGCTCGACCTGCAGGCATTACGCGCAGGATATGATGCAAGCGAAGCAGACACGCGAAAGGCCATCCTCGATCAATTTCCAAACCTTTCGCTAACCGTCGCCAGCGCGCGCGATACCGCCGGAAACGTGACTCTGGGACCGCAAATCGGGTTCACTTTGCCGCTGTGGAATCGCAACCGGGGCGGCATCGCTGTCGCCCGGGCCACACGCGCGCAGCTTCATGCTGAATATGATGCACGCCTGTTCCAGACCCGAGCGGATATAGCCGCCGCCACCGCCTCCCTGGCAACGATTCGGCGCCAACAGGCTGCGCTGCGCGCTGCCATGCCTGCCCTCGAACGCTTTGCCAGTGCCACCGCACGCGCCGAGATGCGCGGTGATCTCTCGCAGGCCACGGCCCAGACGGCCGCTCAGACGCTTCGAGATCGCCAGATCGCCCTGGCTGCCCTCGATCAGCAGGCTGCCGAAACGATAATCTCCCTCGAACTGTTATCCGGTGGACCCAGCGAAGTATGGAATCGATGA
- a CDS encoding endonuclease/exonuclease/phosphatase family protein, translating to MTYNVKGLPWPVAWGRDGALEAIGQRLGQLRSRGRQPHIVALQEAFTDEAKSIGRAAGYAHIVTGPAADTHDDRALSADDRRFAAAGSWIKGETQGKFVDSGLQILSDYPIVRMRRAAFPSYTCAGYDCLANKGVLLVAVAVPGVPIPVEILTTHLNSRRASGVADDRSLYAYQRQVAFLRRFVAIYHDPASPLIMAGDFNMGPRPARRSLLLGSVRGLSNDRGRAVVRDGLSICFTNPAGGIAQSADAKWILKRGRDWQFMSDGEHVILNAMHAAIPFGRAGGADMLSDHMGFSVDYRLSHS from the coding sequence ATGACCTACAATGTAAAGGGCCTGCCCTGGCCCGTGGCATGGGGGCGTGATGGTGCACTTGAGGCCATCGGGCAACGACTTGGTCAGCTCCGCTCACGGGGACGTCAACCGCACATTGTCGCATTGCAAGAAGCATTTACAGACGAAGCCAAGTCGATAGGGCGGGCTGCCGGCTATGCCCATATCGTCACCGGTCCAGCAGCCGATACGCATGACGATAGAGCCTTGTCCGCCGATGATCGACGGTTTGCAGCAGCCGGTAGCTGGATCAAGGGGGAAACTCAGGGCAAATTCGTCGACAGCGGCCTGCAGATTCTCTCTGATTATCCCATCGTGCGTATGCGGCGCGCCGCATTCCCAAGCTATACTTGTGCCGGTTACGACTGCCTTGCCAACAAGGGCGTGCTCCTTGTCGCCGTTGCCGTACCTGGCGTCCCCATCCCTGTCGAAATCCTGACCACACACCTCAATTCCCGGCGTGCGTCCGGTGTAGCGGATGATCGCTCACTCTATGCCTATCAGCGCCAGGTCGCGTTTCTGCGCCGCTTCGTTGCGATCTATCACGATCCTGCCTCCCCCCTCATTATGGCTGGTGACTTCAACATGGGACCGCGCCCAGCGCGACGCAGCCTCCTGCTAGGTTCGGTCCGCGGCTTAAGCAACGACCGGGGTCGAGCCGTTGTGCGCGATGGCCTAAGCATCTGCTTCACCAATCCGGCGGGCGGAATCGCGCAATCGGCCGATGCCAAATGGATCCTGAAACGCGGGCGCGACTGGCAGTTCATGAGCGATGGCGAACATGTCATATTAAATGCCATGCACGCCGCTATTCCATTCGGGCGGGCGGGCGGTGCCGATATGCTATCGGACCATATGGGTTTTTCTGTCGATTACCGGCTCAGCCATTCTTGA
- a CDS encoding LptF/LptG family permease, producing MASAIPSYGETLQQPRLVEQGILDGPLPLDKLIRADPKARPRRSILSHRRILLIDRYIASGIIAPFAATVAIIVMLLTLENVPRLIKAMVDVYDPINLLGRYVVALLPEYLGFGLLVALYLSVALALRRLALQGELEIFAAAGFSNAAILKVPIITAFCVAVLIFGIRGYAQPWGERQLDSLGTEIQSGDHGLRIRPGTVVHLAKDVALSVDRMGIAPNTFSGVFVQTGTTTVAAAFATAQFDSDHRLRLILEDGTFVRWNRGSWSGSGQFARLELPLPLGAALPPRISPREQLDRVRIDTLLAMTRGEPRVSTGSPNGAIAALAARIAGMCFCFIVPFLAFALAIPPKRSRSAIGLGVGLVLLVVFIRMSAAVEAVYASNAISFFALLLAGWAVAAWLLMRITTAGGLGVIESHLIKCISRPIASLGRRYR from the coding sequence GTGGCATCAGCGATCCCATCCTATGGGGAAACCCTTCAGCAACCCCGGCTCGTCGAACAAGGAATCCTCGATGGACCTCTCCCGCTCGACAAGCTCATTCGAGCCGATCCAAAAGCGCGGCCACGACGATCAATCCTGTCGCACCGTCGCATACTGCTGATCGACAGGTACATTGCCTCCGGCATCATCGCACCCTTTGCCGCAACAGTGGCGATCATCGTGATGCTGCTGACGCTGGAGAATGTGCCGCGCCTGATCAAGGCGATGGTAGATGTTTATGACCCTATCAACCTTTTGGGCCGCTATGTCGTCGCACTGCTTCCTGAATATCTTGGGTTCGGATTGCTCGTAGCTCTTTATCTGTCCGTTGCTTTGGCTTTACGAAGGTTGGCGCTGCAAGGCGAGCTCGAGATTTTCGCCGCAGCTGGGTTTTCCAATGCTGCGATCCTGAAAGTCCCCATTATTACCGCATTCTGCGTGGCAGTTTTGATTTTCGGAATACGCGGCTACGCGCAACCCTGGGGCGAACGTCAGCTCGACTCATTAGGTACAGAAATCCAAAGCGGCGACCATGGTCTGAGAATTCGCCCTGGCACCGTCGTGCATCTCGCCAAGGATGTAGCCCTATCGGTCGATCGGATGGGGATTGCCCCAAATACCTTCTCCGGTGTTTTCGTACAAACGGGTACCACCACTGTGGCAGCTGCGTTTGCAACAGCGCAATTTGACTCAGATCATCGGCTTCGACTCATACTAGAGGATGGAACTTTTGTGCGATGGAATCGCGGTTCATGGTCAGGCTCCGGTCAGTTCGCTCGGCTCGAACTGCCATTGCCGTTGGGAGCAGCCTTACCACCACGCATCTCGCCTCGCGAACAGCTGGATCGCGTGCGGATTGATACGTTGCTGGCCATGACGCGTGGCGAGCCAAGGGTGTCGACGGGCTCCCCAAATGGCGCCATCGCAGCGCTGGCAGCCAGGATTGCCGGGATGTGCTTTTGTTTCATCGTGCCTTTCCTTGCTTTTGCCCTCGCGATTCCGCCCAAGCGCTCCCGTTCCGCTATTGGGCTCGGCGTAGGACTTGTTTTGCTGGTCGTTTTCATCCGGATGAGCGCGGCCGTCGAGGCCGTCTACGCGTCGAACGCAATATCTTTTTTTGCTCTACTTCTGGCGGGTTGGGCTGTAGCTGCCTGGCTGCTAATGCGTATTACGACCGCCGGTGGCCTGGGGGTGATCGAATCACATCTGATCAAATGCATATCTCGACCGATAGCATCGCTTGGACGCCGATACCGCTAG
- a CDS encoding HAD family hydrolase, which yields MQNSLSPKTSRCSPLAPEQARGRLPELRTDSRIRLSIFDLDRTLTRKPTYTAFLIFAALRLAPWRLLLAPAVIACMLAYLAGLITRRRVKELEQALLLGRSTPGPAITALAERFASKICRNGIYPSGMAQIDQERADGRRVIMATAANSVYLDAIAAKLGIDEVVGTRSSWHDDHLIAKIDGENCYGSAKRDMLAAYLETNRLSRGKTDIRFYSDHISDRPTFEWADEQVAVNPSPKLRELASRRSWSIILWE from the coding sequence ATGCAGAACTCATTGTCGCCGAAAACCAGTAGATGCTCTCCCTTAGCCCCTGAGCAGGCGCGAGGGAGGCTGCCAGAGCTTAGGACTGACAGTCGAATCCGGCTGTCGATATTCGATCTCGACCGGACGCTGACGCGCAAACCAACCTACACCGCCTTTCTCATATTCGCCGCCCTGCGACTTGCTCCATGGCGGCTATTGCTAGCACCTGCGGTCATCGCCTGCATGCTCGCCTATCTTGCGGGTCTGATCACCAGACGTCGCGTGAAGGAACTGGAACAAGCGCTGCTGCTTGGTCGCTCCACACCAGGCCCCGCAATCACGGCCTTGGCAGAGCGTTTTGCGAGCAAAATCTGCCGGAACGGGATTTACCCATCCGGAATGGCACAAATCGATCAGGAGCGTGCGGACGGTCGAAGAGTGATTATGGCAACCGCCGCCAATAGCGTGTATCTTGATGCGATCGCGGCAAAGCTGGGTATTGACGAGGTCGTAGGAACCCGGTCTTCCTGGCACGACGATCACCTCATCGCAAAGATCGACGGCGAGAACTGCTATGGCAGCGCCAAGCGCGACATGCTCGCGGCCTATCTTGAAACCAACCGCCTCTCGCGTGGTAAGACCGACATTCGCTTCTATTCAGACCACATATCAGATCGACCGACATTCGAGTGGGCGGACGAGCAGGTCGCCGTGAACCCTTCACCCAAATTGCGAGAACTGGCATCACGTCGCAGTTGGTCGATCATCTTATGGGAATGA
- a CDS encoding RNA polymerase sigma factor, translating into MHKYARGVGWSNAGRMSEGGLKGLFLDLRPALTRYLLVRGLSQDDADDLIQDMYLKLESYQGGPVGEPRAYLYRMTHNLLLDRRRSAARRIRREKEWSAGGTGVVSEVDVRPSAEEALIARERLNVITTALKILPERTRDIFRRFRIDGQTQKVIAGELGVSKSAVEKHLYRAYHVVAAAKARLDEEPGDATIGEGERHRDMSDDHDR; encoded by the coding sequence GTGCATAAATATGCGCGCGGCGTCGGTTGGAGCAATGCAGGACGGATGTCGGAGGGCGGACTCAAAGGGCTATTTCTCGATTTGAGGCCAGCGTTAACGCGCTATCTGCTCGTGCGCGGACTGTCGCAGGACGATGCCGACGATCTTATCCAGGACATGTATCTCAAGCTGGAGAGCTATCAGGGCGGTCCGGTTGGTGAACCACGCGCCTATCTGTATCGCATGACACATAATCTTCTGCTGGATCGACGCCGTTCTGCGGCGCGACGGATTCGGCGCGAGAAGGAGTGGTCTGCGGGTGGAACCGGCGTGGTTTCCGAGGTCGATGTACGCCCCTCGGCGGAAGAGGCGTTGATTGCGCGCGAACGATTAAATGTGATCACAACTGCCCTGAAGATTTTGCCGGAGCGGACCCGCGACATTTTCCGGCGCTTCAGGATCGACGGGCAGACCCAAAAGGTGATTGCCGGCGAGCTGGGTGTCAGCAAGAGCGCAGTGGAGAAGCATCTCTATCGGGCGTACCATGTTGTCGCGGCGGCAAAGGCCCGCCTGGACGAAGAGCCCGGGGATGCGACAATCGGGGAAGGAGAACGTCACAGGGACATGAGCGATGACCATGACCGCTGA
- a CDS encoding efflux RND transporter periplasmic adaptor subunit: MESMIRALPFAALIILAACGSAPETGTAPDPIARVRTAVASMGTSGETLTVYGIAEAGPGGVQNLIIPSEAVLTRIVAPTGTGVQRGQVIALLQPSPTTRLDLVRATSDAAAANATLARFLRLRTDGLASDADVETARAAAATANALRASLANRADGLTLRAPMAGTVQNLSAKAGDQLAAGTMVASIAATGNARARFGVDAAALQTMRIGQRVRIQRVGSTKAIETIVIGVDPQPEATTRLASVFAILPPGSNISVGQPLQAVITVGAVKPGITIPYGALLDDGGKPYVFVVSNDAAHRVDIVPGNTAGDQITVLQGLVAGNRVVIEGGTALEDGMKVRERGKR, translated from the coding sequence ATGGAATCGATGATCAGAGCCCTGCCCTTCGCAGCGTTGATAATCTTGGCGGCCTGCGGCAGCGCACCCGAAACGGGCACCGCTCCCGATCCGATTGCGCGTGTTCGCACCGCTGTCGCGAGCATGGGCACCTCGGGTGAAACCCTTACTGTTTACGGCATTGCAGAGGCGGGGCCTGGCGGCGTTCAGAATCTTATTATCCCAAGCGAAGCCGTCCTCACTCGCATTGTTGCCCCCACCGGCACCGGAGTCCAACGTGGGCAGGTCATCGCGCTCTTGCAGCCGAGTCCGACGACACGACTGGACCTCGTGCGCGCCACGAGTGACGCGGCCGCAGCCAATGCGACGCTGGCTCGGTTCCTGCGCCTCCGTACCGACGGTCTGGCGAGTGATGCAGATGTCGAAACCGCGCGAGCTGCGGCCGCGACCGCAAATGCCTTGCGTGCGAGCCTGGCCAACCGAGCTGATGGCTTGACTTTGCGTGCGCCCATGGCTGGCACAGTGCAAAATCTCAGCGCTAAGGCGGGCGACCAGTTGGCCGCAGGTACTATGGTGGCGAGCATAGCTGCCACGGGAAATGCGCGTGCGCGCTTCGGCGTCGATGCCGCTGCCCTGCAGACGATGCGTATTGGCCAGCGCGTCAGGATACAGAGAGTCGGATCGACAAAGGCAATCGAGACTATCGTGATCGGCGTCGATCCCCAACCCGAGGCGACAACGCGCCTTGCGTCGGTTTTTGCAATCTTGCCACCCGGTTCGAACATATCGGTTGGCCAGCCTCTCCAAGCTGTCATTACGGTTGGGGCCGTGAAGCCCGGCATCACGATCCCCTATGGCGCTTTGCTGGATGATGGCGGCAAGCCCTACGTTTTTGTCGTCAGCAACGACGCTGCCCATCGAGTCGATATCGTGCCAGGCAACACGGCGGGCGACCAGATCACCGTGCTTCAGGGACTGGTCGCGGGAAATCGGGTGGTTATCGAAGGCGGCACCGCGCTTGAGGATGGCATGAAGGTTCGCGAACGAGGCAAGCGATGA